In Bombus pyrosoma isolate SC7728 linkage group LG2, ASM1482585v1, whole genome shotgun sequence, a genomic segment contains:
- the LOC122577726 gene encoding sphingosine kinase 2-like isoform X1, with product MTDNHQCVMEDGGQVHSNTLLEEIFYVTSKKNTYYKVRLTEKGLSLEKDNNGATKVETIVLNDIIGCRCMRSKRKSAGSCVCGPGTSRSQFKLVESVEAYQSYDEFDTSAYLYIYAYTLKKARMKGIKRRERTTITLRFRSFDKYEDNLREASRWRLAIKCLIVGLPVPKSFMSPSHENLESLISACPGEQRKILVLLNPKSGPGRGRETFQKRIHPILSEAERPYDVHITKCPNYAREFVRTRDIYQWSGLLMVGGDGIVFEVVNGLFQRPDWEKALKELSLGVIPCGSGNGLAKSIAYSKQEPYDYNPLLVSALSVVKFKKAQMDLVRVETRNQILFSFLSVGWGLLADIDIESERLRAIGGQRFTIWTIARLIGLRTYKGKVSYLACDKVPSVENLGNGKAYNEYAQETQISHSRSCGDDLDRYSKISESKSFHDTIDGDPAIFDGSFDSCDDNEIISDNITLETEAERRQRLDSFYSATSAKSTYFSTGSISSYHSIDDPNNEDIDPENSSQVMYGPSSRLPALTSEVSNSWTQIEGEFVMVHAAYQSHLGQDYFFAPRAKLADGVIWLMIIKAGITRANLLQFLLGLNNGTHVTRSGVDMIPVKAFRIEPEEGANGYITVDGEKVDYGPLQAEIFPSLASVMSP from the exons ATGACAGACAATCATCAGTGTGTCATGGAGGACGGTGGTCAAGTGCATTCTAACACTCTTCttgaggaaatattttatgttacgtCGAAGAAAAACACTTACTACAAGGTGAGACTAACAGAAAAGGGTCTCAGCTTAGAGAAAGACAATAATGGTGCGACGAAGGTTGAAACGATCGTTCTAAACGACATAATAGGGTGCAGATGTATGCGTTCGAAACGCAAAAGCGCGGGAAGCTGTGTTTGTGGACCAGGTACCTCAAGATCTCAATTTAAGCTGGTCGAGTCTGTGGAAGCATATCAATCCTACGACGAGTTTGACACTTCGGcctatctttatatttatgcgTACACGCTGAAGAAGGCACGTATGAAAGGTATCAAGAGACGAGAAAGGACCACGATCACGCTACGATTCCGCAGCTTTGACAAATACGAAGATAATTTACGAGAGGCCAGCAGGTGGCGATTAGCTATAAAATGTCTCATTGTTGGCTTGCCTGTGCCTAAAAGTTTTATGAGCCCCAGTCACGAGAATCTGGAATCGTTGATTAGCG CGTGTCCAGGTGAGCAACGAAAGATCCTGGTGTTGCTGAATCCAAAGTCGGGACCAGGAAGAGGTCGAGAAACGTTCCAGAAAAGGATCCATCCGATTCTATCGGAAGCTGAGAGGCCTTATGATGTTCACATCACCAAGTGTCCCAATTACGCACGCGAGTTCGTGCGTACGAGGGACATCTATCAATGGAGCGGGCTGCTGATGGTCGGAGGCGACGGTATCGTGTTCGAAGTAGTAAATGGGCTTTTTCAAAGGCCTGATTGGGAAAAAGCTCTGAAGGAATTATCCCTTGGTGTGATACCCTGTGGTTCCGGTAATGGTCTGGCGAAATCCATCGCGTACTCTAAACA GGAGCCGTACGATTATAATCCTCTTCTCGTCAGCGCACTGTCCGTGGTGAAGTTTAAAAAGGCGCAGATGGACCTGGTACGCGTTGAAACAAGGAATCAGAttctattttcgtttttatcggTCGGCTGGGGTTTACTCGCCGACATTGACATTGAGAGTGAACGTCTCCGTGCAATAGGCGGTCAGAGATTCACCATATGGACTATCGCCCGGCTGATAGGTTTGAGGACATACAAAGGAAAGGTATCTTATTTAGCTTGCGATAAAGTACCGTCCGTGGAGAATTTGGGTAATGGCAAGGCCTACAATGAGTACGCACAGGAAACGCAGATATCACATTCAAGGAGCTGTGGCGATGATTTAGATCG ATACAGCAAAATCAGTGAATCAAAAAGCTTCCATGATACAATCGATGGAGATCCTGCTATTTTTGATGGATCGTTTGATAGCTGTGAtgataacgaaataataagcGATAATATCACTCTGGAAACAGAAGCTGAGAGAAGACAGAGGCTAGACAGCTTCTACTCTGCGACATCCGCAAAGTCAACTTATTTTAGCACGGGATCAATTTCTAGTTACCATAGCATCGATGATCCCAATAATGAAGATATTG ATCCAGAGAACAGTAGTCAAGTTATGTATGGTCCATCCTCAAGGCTGCCCGCTCTAACTTCAGAAGTATCAAATTCTTGGACGCAAATTGAAG GAGAGTTCGTTATGGTTCACGCGGCATATCAGTCTCATTTGGGCCAGGATTATTTCTTTGCACCTCGTGCCAAATTGGCGGACGGTGTTATTTGGCTTATGATAATAAAAGCCGGAATTACTCGAGCTAATTTACTCCAG
- the LOC122577734 gene encoding 60S ribosomal protein L18 — translation MGIDINHKHDRKVRRTEPKSQDVYLRLLVKLYRFLARRTNSKFNKIVLKRLFMSKIHRPPISLARIVRFMKKPGRENAIAVIVGTVTDDARIFEIPKLTVCALRVTERARARILKAGGELITFDQLALRTPIGERTVLMQGRRKAREAVKHFGPAPGVPHSHTKPLVRSKGRKFERARGRRRSCGYKK, via the exons ATG GGTATCGATATAAACCACAAACACGATAGAAAGGTTCGGCGCACAGAACCTAAGTCGCAAGATGTCTACTTACGACTTCTCGTCAAA cTTTACCGTTTTCTGGCAAGACGTACGAATTCTAAGTTTAATAAGATTGTTCTTAAGAGACTTTTTATGAGTAAAATACACCGTCCTCCAATATCTCTTGCACGTATTGTCAGGTTTATGAAGAAACCTGGACGAGAAAATGCTATTGCAGTAATCGTTGGCACAGTGACGGATGACGCTAGGATTTTTGAAATTCCTAAACTTACA gtATGTGCTCTACGTGTTACTGAAAGAGCTAGAGCACGTATATTAAAAGCTGGAGGCGAATTGATCACTTTTGATCAATTGGCATTACGTACACCTATTGGTGAGCGAACAGTTTTAATGCAAGGTCGTCGTAAAGCTCGTGAAGCAGTGAAACATTTTGGACCTGCACCTGGTGTACCACACTCTCATACAAAACCATTAGTACGCTCAAAGGGTCGAAAGTTTGAAAGAGCAAGGGGACGTAGGCGTAGTTGtggttataaaaaataa
- the LOC122577729 gene encoding uncharacterized protein LOC122577729 yields the protein MAKKTTPAALQTEISNNEDWEKLLTKPGLIVVDIYSEWSGPCTGMVSTLKKIKMEIGGDTLSYAMAMCDYITNLERFQGKSEPTWMFIHNGRMVNLIFGADCPQLLKVLTMELQRVQNNEEHEFSLDVSERSPEEIKRLKIIEETRIAKETAKKARKEAEGIARYEAEMLYLTTSLSKETCLLLFPWVFKDEECHKRDKRSSPPYIELVEEILIGNYTVEQEIRKRLNEDILSTMFNESHYVLSPNAKQLLLDGKCMFMRLKVSETKPEIDIHKYLLNLLFGEPKLPNMETILNEECYAGRHRPAYITSENEIFPIVWTPPNCRNKAIVFRTIFPTYTNTTYHYEDKTTKVPIVVFKYDYMRKNELKMVLQEFEDEVVNFGIFESDKPLEAKLIAKNITEFELNTRERTGYEIFVCVVKKVGCEAFLGFAGIGPYHVSENLEKGIEESKQYFPDVTASEETQSDDEEKPEELIENAEENKNGT from the exons ATGGCCAAAAAGACAACACCGGCGGCATTACAAactgaaatttctaataacgAAGATTGGGAAAAGCTTCTTACAAAACCAGGGTTAATAG TGGTCGACATATATTCAGAATGGAGTGGACCCTGCACAGGGATGGTAAGCACTcttaaaaaaatcaaaatggaAATTGGAGGAGATACGTTGAGTTACGCCatg GCAATGTGCGATTATATCACGAACTTAGAACGTTTTCAAGGGAAAAGTGAACCAACATGGATGTTCATACAC AATGGTCGGATGGTAAATCTTATATTTGGTGCTGACTGCCcacaattattaaaagtattaacaATGGAATTGCAACGAGTACAAAATAACGAGGAACACGA GTTTTCTTTAGATGTATCGGAAAGAAGTccagaagaaataaaacgattaaaaattattgaagaaaCTAGAATAGCTAAAGAAACGGCAAAGAAGGCTCGAAAAG aAGCGGAAGGTATAGCACGATATGAAGCCGAAATGTTGTATCTGACTACTTCACTAAGCAAAGAAACTTGTCTTTTACTTTTTCCGTGGGTTTTTAAGGATGAAGAATGTcataaaagagataaaagatCTAGCCCTCCGTACATAGAATTGGTTGAAGAAATACTAATAGGAAATTACACCGTCGAACAAGAAATACGAAAACGACTCAATGAAGATATTCTATCTACGATGTTTAAtgaa TCTCATTACGTATTATCACCAAATGCTAAACAACTACTTCTAGATGGGAAGTGTATGTTTATGCGATTAAAAGTTAGCGAAACAAAGCCAGAAAttgatattcataaatatttgttaaatcttttatttggAGAACCGAAATTACCCAATATGGAAACAATTCTTAATGAAGAATG tTACGCTGGTCGACATCGTCCTGCGTATATAACAagcgaaaatgaaatttttccaatcgTATGGACACCACCAAATTGTCGAAATAAGGCAATTGTTTTTCGCACTATTTTTCCAACATATaccaatactacatatcac tatgaaGATAAAACTACGAAGGTACCTATAGTAGTATTCAAATATGACTACATGAGAAAGAATGAGCTGAAAATGGTCTTACAAGAATTTGAAGACGAAGTAGTTAACTTTGGCATTTTTGAATCTGATAAGCCACTAGAAGCAAAACTTATAGCAAAGAATATTACGGAATTTGAATTGAATACAAGGGAAAGAACAGg ATACGAGATATTTGTATGTGTTGTAAAAAAAGTAGGATGTGAAGCGTTTTTAGGATTTGCAGGTATTGGACCTTATCATGTAAGTGAAAATCTGGAAAAGGGCATAGAGGAATCAAAACAATACTTCCCAGATGTTACTGCTTCCGAAGAAACACAATcagacgacgaagaaaaacCGGAAGAGTTAATAGAAAATGcggaagaaaacaaaaatggaacatga